From Maylandia zebra isolate NMK-2024a linkage group LG11, Mzebra_GT3a, whole genome shotgun sequence, one genomic window encodes:
- the LOC143421112 gene encoding uncharacterized protein LOC143421112 isoform X1, translated as MYRFSHECWNWSPRPSLCLHPQHSGSLVSVMVSHREEEEEGEETGELPAVCCYNTGCGDIISQSADGQWSIYEPQVHSGIPNSTGLCQHDAGAPLQQITVVEAEQGDVFQHFMGCQCCGGPGMETQRCVYRQREQAVLGHCSSGSPFIYCGAVRRNVIIGVEVVEEVAVEDTLEVITEDIYADDLLDPDTSQENQPYPT; from the exons ATGTACAGATTTAGTCATGAATGCTGGAATTGGTCACCCAGACCTTCTCTGTGTCTTCATCCTCAGCACTCAGGGAGCCTTGTTTCTGTCATGGTGAGCCAccgagaagaagaggaggagggtgaAGAAACAGGAGAACTTCCAGCTGTATGTTGCTATAATACAG GATGTGGTGACATTATCAGTCAGTCTGCTGATGGTCAGTGGTCCATCTATGAGCCTCAGGTCCACTCAGGGATTCCCAACAGCACAGGGCTGTGTCAGCATGACGCGGGTGCTCCTTTGCAGCAAATAACAGTGGTTGAAGCTGAGCAAGGAGATGTATTCCAGCATTTCATGGGTTGTCAGTGCTGTGGAGGTCCAGGGATGGAAACCCAGAGATGTGTTTATAGACAGAGGGAACAAGCTGTTTTGGGTCACTGCTCATCAGGATCTCCATTTATCTACTGTGGAG CAGTGAGGAGGAACGTGATCATTGGAGTGGAGGTTGTAGAGGAGGTTGCAGTTGAAGACACTCTGGAAGTAAT AACAGAGGATATTtatgcagatgatctgctgGATCCAGATACATCACAAGAAAACCAGCCGTACCCCACATGA
- the LOC143421112 gene encoding uncharacterized protein LOC143421112 isoform X2 has translation MYRFSHECWNWSPRPSLCLHPQHSGSLVSVMVSHREEEEEGEETGELPAVCCYNTGCGDIISQSADGQWSIYEPQVHSGIPNSTGLCQHDAGAPLQQITVVEAEQGDVFQHFMGCQCCGGPGMETQRCVYRQREQAVLGHCSSGSPFIYCGVRRNVIIGVEVVEEVAVEDTLEVITEDIYADDLLDPDTSQENQPYPT, from the exons ATGTACAGATTTAGTCATGAATGCTGGAATTGGTCACCCAGACCTTCTCTGTGTCTTCATCCTCAGCACTCAGGGAGCCTTGTTTCTGTCATGGTGAGCCAccgagaagaagaggaggagggtgaAGAAACAGGAGAACTTCCAGCTGTATGTTGCTATAATACAG GATGTGGTGACATTATCAGTCAGTCTGCTGATGGTCAGTGGTCCATCTATGAGCCTCAGGTCCACTCAGGGATTCCCAACAGCACAGGGCTGTGTCAGCATGACGCGGGTGCTCCTTTGCAGCAAATAACAGTGGTTGAAGCTGAGCAAGGAGATGTATTCCAGCATTTCATGGGTTGTCAGTGCTGTGGAGGTCCAGGGATGGAAACCCAGAGATGTGTTTATAGACAGAGGGAACAAGCTGTTTTGGGTCACTGCTCATCAGGATCTCCATTTATCTACTGTGGAG TGAGGAGGAACGTGATCATTGGAGTGGAGGTTGTAGAGGAGGTTGCAGTTGAAGACACTCTGGAAGTAAT AACAGAGGATATTtatgcagatgatctgctgGATCCAGATACATCACAAGAAAACCAGCCGTACCCCACATGA
- the sri gene encoding sorcin, translating into MAFPGYGAGPGGFPGMQQDPLYGYFSAVAGQDGQISADELQRCLTQSGISGSYQPFSLETCRLMINMLDRDLSCTMGFNEFKDLWQALNGWRGTFASFDRDQSGTIEGRELQQAINSMGYSLSPQAMNCIMKRYSLNGRIPFDEFVSCAVRLRALTDQFRRRDTTQTGNASFQYDDFIQVTMSI; encoded by the exons ATGGCTTTTCCCGGATACGGCGCTGGCCCCGGTGGATTTCCAGGAATG CAACAAGATCCTCTCTATGGTTATTTTTCAGCTGTTGCTGGTCAG GATGGACAGATCTCAGCAGATGAGCTGCAGCGCTGCCTCACGCAATCTGGCATCTCTGGCTCATACCAAC CCTTTAGCCTTGAGACATGCAGACTGATGATCAATATGTTGGAC AGGGATCTGTCCTGCACTATGGGCTTTAATGAGTTCAAGGACCTGTGGCAGGCTCTGAATGGCTGGAGGGGGACCTTCGCATCCTTTGACCGGGACCAGAGTGGGACAATAGAGGGCCGTGAGTTGCAGCAGGCCATCAACTCCATGG GTTACAGTCTGAGCCCTCAGGCTATGAACTGCATCATGAAGCGCTACAGTCTGAACGGCAGAATCCCCTTTGATGAGTTTGTGAGCTGCGCTGTGAGGCTCCGCGCCCTCACCG atcaATTTCGAAGGAGGGACACAACCCAAACTGGCAACGCCTCATTTCAGTATGACGAT TTTATCCAGGTCACCATGAGCATTTGA
- the LOC143421112 gene encoding uncharacterized protein LOC143421112 isoform X4 → MVSHREEEEEGEETGELPAVCCYNTGCGDIISQSADGQWSIYEPQVHSGIPNSTGLCQHDAGAPLQQITVVEAEQGDVFQHFMGCQCCGGPGMETQRCVYRQREQAVLGHCSSGSPFIYCGAVRRNVIIGVEVVEEVAVEDTLEVITEDIYADDLLDPDTSQENQPYPT, encoded by the exons ATGGTGAGCCAccgagaagaagaggaggagggtgaAGAAACAGGAGAACTTCCAGCTGTATGTTGCTATAATACAG GATGTGGTGACATTATCAGTCAGTCTGCTGATGGTCAGTGGTCCATCTATGAGCCTCAGGTCCACTCAGGGATTCCCAACAGCACAGGGCTGTGTCAGCATGACGCGGGTGCTCCTTTGCAGCAAATAACAGTGGTTGAAGCTGAGCAAGGAGATGTATTCCAGCATTTCATGGGTTGTCAGTGCTGTGGAGGTCCAGGGATGGAAACCCAGAGATGTGTTTATAGACAGAGGGAACAAGCTGTTTTGGGTCACTGCTCATCAGGATCTCCATTTATCTACTGTGGAG CAGTGAGGAGGAACGTGATCATTGGAGTGGAGGTTGTAGAGGAGGTTGCAGTTGAAGACACTCTGGAAGTAAT AACAGAGGATATTtatgcagatgatctgctgGATCCAGATACATCACAAGAAAACCAGCCGTACCCCACATGA
- the snrnp48 gene encoding U11/U12 small nuclear ribonucleoprotein 48 kDa protein, with translation MSDSLPPLTLQDRMERLQELTEFTEKCKKQINDIFETLGWSLDYKNSNQEPMEQCPYDPHHRVPVRTMEKHKASCKLKKMGYSAEEQAEMYDPSVSYENTSVRSFTMDKTTQHQVILQARSAAPMMRMEGVFWQGQYSGEPVDVPQNHKRAVCDLTVADRLALYNHVVGVINEQKEASSSNDDLYVDLVSKLQKGEEQNEPKTKLELMAEMRDYKRRRQSYRAKNVHITKKSYTEVIREVINVHSEELARQWKEEEDEEESMRVEQSSHGRQVDERRSPSSESHHSHSKRHRSRERSHERESKKKKSRRDRDSHSPDDHHHHHDKKKKKKKKKDERDREKEK, from the exons ATGTCGGATTCATTACCGCCGCTAACTCTCCAGGACCGCATGGAGCGTCTTCAGGAGCTGACGGAATTTACTGAAAAGTGCAAAAAACAGATAAACGACATATTTGAAACGCTGGGATGGTCGCTAGACTACAAGAACTCCAACCAG GAACCAATGGAGCAGTGTCCCTATGACCCTCACCACAGGGTCCCGGTCAGGACCATGGAGAAGCACAAAGCCTCCTGCAAGCTAAAAAAGATGGGCTACTCTGCCGAGGAGCAG GCGGAGATGTACGACCCCTCCGTGAGCTATGAGAACACCAGCGTCAGAAGCTTTACAATGG ACAAAACCACCCAGCATCAGGTGATCCTACAGGCGAGATCTGCTGCACCAATGATGAGGATGGAAGGAGTCTTCTGGCAAG GTCAGTACTCCGGTGAGCCAGTCGACGTGCCTCAGAACCACAAGCGAGCCGTGTGTGATCTCACTGTTGCCGACCGATTGGCTCTGTACAATCATGTGGTCGGCGTCATCAATGAACAGAAGGAAGCATCGTCCTCCAATGACGATCTCTACGTAGATTTGGTGTCCAAACTCCAAAAAG gTGAAGAACAAAATGAACCAAAGACTAAACTGGAGCTGATGGCAGAAATGAGGGACTACAAGAGGCGGCGTCAGTCCTACAGAGCCAAAAATGTTCACATCACCAAGAAATCCTACACTGAG GTGATCAGAGAGGTGATCAACGTCCATTCTGAGGAACTTGCCAGACAGtggaaagaggaggaagatgaagaggagTCGATGAGAGTGGAACAGTCTTCCCACGG gcgGCAGGTGGATGAAAGACGCTCACCATCCTCAGAGTCTCACCACTCCCACAGTAAACGCCACCGCAGCCGGGAGCGAAGCCACGAAAGGGagagcaagaagaagaagagtagGAGGGACAG GGATTCCCATTCCCCAGatgaccaccaccaccaccacgataaaaagaagaaaaagaagaagaagaaagatgagagagacagggagAAGGAGAAGTGA
- the LOC143421112 gene encoding uncharacterized protein LOC143421112 isoform X3, whose translation MYAGKHREYFVHEIEVFASHSGSLVSVMVSHREEEEEGEETGELPAVCCYNTGCGDIISQSADGQWSIYEPQVHSGIPNSTGLCQHDAGAPLQQITVVEAEQGDVFQHFMGCQCCGGPGMETQRCVYRQREQAVLGHCSSGSPFIYCGAVRRNVIIGVEVVEEVAVEDTLEVITEDIYADDLLDPDTSQENQPYPT comes from the exons ATGTACGCAGGAAAACACCGAGAA tACTTTGTTCATGAGATTGAAGTGTTTGCATCA CACTCAGGGAGCCTTGTTTCTGTCATGGTGAGCCAccgagaagaagaggaggagggtgaAGAAACAGGAGAACTTCCAGCTGTATGTTGCTATAATACAG GATGTGGTGACATTATCAGTCAGTCTGCTGATGGTCAGTGGTCCATCTATGAGCCTCAGGTCCACTCAGGGATTCCCAACAGCACAGGGCTGTGTCAGCATGACGCGGGTGCTCCTTTGCAGCAAATAACAGTGGTTGAAGCTGAGCAAGGAGATGTATTCCAGCATTTCATGGGTTGTCAGTGCTGTGGAGGTCCAGGGATGGAAACCCAGAGATGTGTTTATAGACAGAGGGAACAAGCTGTTTTGGGTCACTGCTCATCAGGATCTCCATTTATCTACTGTGGAG CAGTGAGGAGGAACGTGATCATTGGAGTGGAGGTTGTAGAGGAGGTTGCAGTTGAAGACACTCTGGAAGTAAT AACAGAGGATATTtatgcagatgatctgctgGATCCAGATACATCACAAGAAAACCAGCCGTACCCCACATGA